The sequence below is a genomic window from Blastopirellula retiformator.
CCGTCTCGGCGATCGCGGCGCCGGTGATCGACGAGAGCGACCACGTGAAACCGGCGGGAGTCGCAGGCAGTGGTGGAAACTCGGTCGTGTGCGCCATCGAATAGGCGAAGATGTCAATCGTTCCCGTTCCAATAAACGGCGAGAACAGCGAGTCGCTGGGCAGCAGCGTGAGGTCGACGTTGGTGCTGAACACCTCCTCGTTCACATTCGCTTGGTGGTTGGGCCCCGGATCGGAAATCGAACCAAAGGTGCTGATAGGGCCGGAATCGGACATGGAAATCCCCGGGCCCGCGAACGTGTAGGCATGTTGAACTTGCCACACCCAGTTATCAATGAAAATCGGAGGGATAAAGGTGCCGCCGGTCGCCTGCGACACCGCTTCGATAGAAATCGACGTGTCATTCGTAATGTGAATCGACTGCAGCGTCCCCCAACTTGGATCGAAGCGAGGCGCGTTCACGGTGAAGTTGCGGGACGAACCAGTCAACGTGGCGTTGGTGCTTACCGACTGTGGCCCGCTGGCGAACGTGATCACGTCGCCAAGCGCAACGCCGCTTTGCAAAGTGACGGGAAGAAACGCCAGAACGAGGAGATACCAGATACGCATGGACTTGCCCTCCAAAGAGTACTTCTGGACTACTAGCGAACTCCCCCCAAGCATAGCGACCACCAAACCAAGAAACGACCAACAAAAAGCGAAGTTTTGATGGAATCGCCACGCCGGCGACAATAGCAAGATCGACGCTCGAAATTCTTCCAGGGCAAAAAAAGCCCGGCCAAGTCGGCCGGGCTTTCGTCATTTCAATTTTCAAACCGAAGTTTACTTCGACTCTTCGCCACTGGCGGCGACCGGTTCGGCTTCTTTTTCGCTGAGCGAGCCTTTGAAGTCCAAGCGGATCAGCTTGTCTTCGTCGTTGGCGATCGCGTCGACGATGATCGTGTCCATGCCTTGGAACTCGCCCTTGAGCAGTTCTTCGGACAACGGATCTTCGATCGAGTTTTCGATCGTACGACGCAGCGGTCGGGCGCCAAAGTTGTTGTCTTTGTCGCTTTGCTGGCTGCGTCTGATGATCAACTCTTTCGCCTTGTCGGTCAAAACGAGGTCGTAACCCCGTTCTTCCAGACGTTCGCGAACCTTGCTCAGCTCCAGATCGATGACCTGCTTCAAATCTTCCTTCTCGAGGTGATGGAAGATGATGGTCTTGTCGACGCGGTTGATAAACTCCGGACGGAACACCTTGGCGATCTCGTCTTCGACGCGATGCTTCATGTTCTCGTACTCGGCGCCTTCTTCCGAAGCCTGGAAGCCGAAGGCCGATTCGTTCTTAATGGCCGCGGCGCCGGCGTTGGTGGTCATGATCAAGATCACGTTCCGGAAGTCGACGTTACGACCGAAGCTGTCGGTCAAACGGCCTTCTTCCATCACTTGCAAGAGCATGTTGAAGACGTCGGGATGCGCCTTTTCGATTTCGTCGAGCAGCACCACCGCGTATGGGCGACGACGAATCTTCTCGGTCAGCTGACCCCCTTCTTCGTAGCCGACGTACCCAGGAGGGGCGCCGATCAAACGGCTGACGTTGTGCTTCTCCATGTACTCGCTCATGTCGATTTGAATGAGCGCGTCGGCGTCGCCGAACATGAATTCGGCCAGCGCCTTGGCGAGCAACGTCTTACCGACGCCGGTCGGACCTGCGAAGACGAAGCAGCCGGTCGGACGCTTCGGATCTTTCAGACCGCTGCGGCTACGGCGGACCGCTTTCGAGACCGCTTTGATCGCGTCGTCCTGGCTGATGACCTTCTTATGCAGTTCATCTTCCATCTGCATCAGACGCATCGTGTCTTCGGTCGACATCCGGGTCAGCGGAATGCCGGTCATCTTCGAGACGACTTCGGCGATGACTTCTTCATCGACGACGCCATCTTTCTGACGCGACTTCTCCTGCCATTCC
It includes:
- a CDS encoding choice-of-anchor E domain-containing protein; translated protein: MRIWYLLVLAFLPVTLQSGVALGDVITFASGPQSVSTNATLTGSSRNFTVNAPRFDPSWGTLQSIHITNDTSISIEAVSQATGGTFIPPIFIDNWVWQVQHAYTFAGPGISMSDSGPISTFGSISDPGPNHQANVNEEVFSTNVDLTLLPSDSLFSPFIGTGTIDIFAYSMAHTTEFPPLPATPAGFTWSLSSITGAAIAETATFDVSISYEFVPPPAVVPEPPTLVLSMIACALLGMIPLSKRIRQMLEGSAVSDIDA